The following are encoded in a window of Sulfitobacter sp. S190 genomic DNA:
- a CDS encoding B12-binding domain-containing protein translates to MSEEDDIILSELDDDELVQQMFDDLYDGLKEEIEEAVNILLERGWAPYDILTKALVGGMTIVGHDFRDGILFVPEVLLAANAMKGGMFILKPLLAETGAPRVGKMVIGTVKGDIHDIGKNLVSMMMEGAGFEVVDLGINNPVENYMEALEAEQPDILGMSALLTTTMPYMKVVIDTMVEQGVRDDYIVLVGGAPLNEEFGKAIGADAYCRDAAVAVETAKEWVGRKHNSKTA, encoded by the coding sequence ATGTCCGAAGAAGACGATATCATCCTGTCCGAGCTGGACGACGACGAACTTGTCCAACAGATGTTCGACGACCTTTACGATGGTCTGAAGGAGGAAATCGAAGAGGCGGTCAACATCCTGCTGGAACGCGGTTGGGCCCCTTACGACATTCTCACCAAGGCTCTGGTCGGCGGTATGACGATCGTCGGCCACGATTTCCGCGACGGTATTCTGTTTGTTCCTGAGGTTTTGCTCGCCGCCAACGCCATGAAAGGCGGCATGTTCATCCTCAAACCGCTTCTGGCCGAAACCGGCGCCCCGCGCGTGGGCAAGATGGTGATCGGCACTGTCAAAGGCGACATCCACGACATTGGCAAGAACCTCGTGTCGATGATGATGGAGGGGGCCGGTTTCGAGGTGGTTGATCTGGGCATCAACAATCCCGTCGAAAACTACATGGAAGCGCTGGAGGCCGAACAGCCCGACATCCTGGGCATGTCCGCCCTTTTGACGACCACAATGCCCTATATGAAAGTCGTCATCGACACGATGGTCGAACAAGGCGTGCGCGACGACTATATCGTGCTGGTGGGTGGTGCGCCGTTGAACGAAGAATTCGGCAAGGCCATCGGCGCCGATGCCTATTGCCGCGATGCTGCGGTTGCCGTGGAGACGGCGAAGGAATGGGTCGGACGCAAGCACAACAGCAAGACAGCTTGA
- a CDS encoding DUF1638 domain-containing protein, which translates to MTLDDSALTETGLPLTRPAGRVLVIACGALAREILDLKRISGWDHIDLTCLPAKLHLYPERITDAVRDTVARHRTTYSAIFVAYADCGTGGLLKSACDELGIEMIAGPHCYSFFEGNAKFAEISEDEITTFYLTDFLVRQFDAFIMKPMGLDRHPELRDMYFGNYTKLVYQAQTDDPTLTGKAQECAQRLGLAFERRFTGYGDLARSLSAL; encoded by the coding sequence ATGACGCTTGATGACAGCGCGCTTACTGAAACAGGTCTGCCGCTGACCCGACCCGCGGGGCGCGTTCTGGTGATCGCCTGTGGCGCGTTGGCGCGCGAAATTCTGGATCTCAAGCGGATCAGCGGATGGGATCACATCGATCTGACCTGCTTGCCTGCCAAATTGCATCTGTACCCCGAACGGATCACCGATGCGGTCCGCGATACGGTGGCCAGGCATCGTACCACCTACAGCGCTATTTTTGTGGCTTATGCGGATTGCGGCACCGGTGGCCTGCTCAAATCCGCATGTGACGAGCTGGGAATAGAGATGATCGCGGGCCCCCACTGCTACAGCTTTTTTGAAGGCAACGCCAAATTTGCCGAAATCTCGGAAGATGAAATCACGACCTTCTATCTGACTGATTTCCTAGTGCGCCAATTCGATGCCTTCATCATGAAACCGATGGGGCTCGACCGACACCCCGAACTGCGCGACATGTATTTCGGCAACTATACCAAGCTGGTCTATCAGGCACAGACGGATGACCCTACGCTGACCGGCAAAGCGCAAGAATGCGCACAGCGTCTGGGCCTCGCATTCGAACGCCGCTTTACCGGCTACGGCGATCTGGCGCGCAGCCTCTCGGCCCTTTAG
- the alaE gene encoding L-alanine exporter AlaE translates to MGRTQAQQQDSLIRRMIDNQKTARSPLGWRGFFADTLALVVFFTCTGIINERFIAGMDWAEVLDARLIGAPLMVLTARPYGMWRDFVLRIAGQPRGLRLLFWDGAALLVFQVPIYIAIIVLGGAEGAEITRGALGVSVMMLVLGRPYGMFLEWVRARMGVTGRGQAPMSLGG, encoded by the coding sequence ATGGGTCGGACGCAAGCACAACAGCAAGACAGCTTGATCCGTCGGATGATCGACAACCAGAAAACCGCGCGATCCCCCTTGGGTTGGCGCGGTTTTTTTGCGGATACGCTTGCGCTGGTCGTGTTTTTCACCTGCACCGGCATCATCAATGAACGGTTCATCGCCGGTATGGACTGGGCCGAAGTACTCGATGCGCGGCTGATCGGGGCGCCGTTGATGGTGCTGACGGCTCGGCCATACGGCATGTGGCGCGATTTTGTCCTGCGGATCGCGGGGCAGCCCCGCGGCCTTCGGCTGCTGTTCTGGGACGGGGCAGCGCTTTTGGTGTTTCAGGTGCCGATCTACATCGCGATCATCGTTCTTGGGGGTGCAGAGGGCGCGGAGATCACGCGCGGCGCCCTTGGCGTTTCGGTCATGATGCTTGTGCTGGGCCGACCCTATGGGATGTTCCTCGAATGGGTCCGAGCCCGCATGGGCGTCACCGGTCGGGGGCAGGCGCCGATGTCATTGGGCGGCTGA
- a CDS encoding SufE family protein, translated as MATPAFEDLVEDFEFLDDWEDRYRHVIDQGKAMDALAEELRVPATKVDGCASQVWLHAEMQNGKLHFDGASDAMIVSGLIAVLRQLYNGLTPAQVLAVDARAEMGRLGLNDHLSAQRSNGLTAMIERVRETAAASA; from the coding sequence ATGGCCACGCCCGCCTTCGAAGACCTGGTTGAGGATTTTGAATTTCTCGACGATTGGGAAGACCGTTACCGCCACGTGATCGATCAGGGCAAGGCAATGGATGCACTGGCCGAAGAACTCCGCGTGCCGGCGACAAAGGTCGATGGCTGCGCCAGCCAGGTTTGGCTTCATGCGGAAATGCAAAACGGCAAACTTCATTTCGATGGTGCGTCGGATGCGATGATCGTTTCCGGCCTCATCGCTGTTTTGCGCCAGCTTTACAATGGCTTGACGCCCGCGCAGGTCTTGGCCGTAGACGCACGAGCGGAAATGGGCCGTTTGGGTCTGAACGACCATTTGTCCGCACAACGCTCAAACGGTCTGACCGCTATGATCGAACGGGTGCGCGAAACCGCAGCCGCTTCCGCCTAA